A portion of the Calothrix sp. 336/3 genome contains these proteins:
- a CDS encoding glycosyltransferase family 2 protein — MTSTLAKTTFVAPFASGSPTELPKITVVTPCYNHAPFIEATIQSVLNQGYPNLEYIIIDGGSTDGSLEIIQKYAEQLAYIGIEPNTGQTYKLIQGFAKATGDIFCSVNSDDLFEPGTFHQVADFFQQNPQARVVYGDYSWIDVQGKLIKRKKELPFFNRFIYMYDIVYIPQPSTFWRRDLYEEVGGFDIQFDLAMDADLWIRFADVTPIYHIRSFWSQFRKHPQQKSQQKLLKMQAETDAIWHRYRGDEAQWLIKIKKFFAMGIRVFGKFITGCFW; from the coding sequence ATGACTAGCACTCTTGCCAAAACTACTTTTGTCGCTCCATTTGCGTCGGGTTCCCCAACAGAATTACCGAAAATTACAGTTGTAACTCCTTGCTATAATCACGCGCCTTTTATCGAAGCCACAATTCAAAGTGTACTCAATCAAGGATATCCTAACTTAGAATACATCATCATTGATGGTGGCTCTACAGATGGCAGCCTCGAAATTATCCAAAAATATGCAGAGCAACTAGCATATATAGGAATAGAACCAAATACAGGACAAACCTATAAACTCATTCAAGGATTTGCCAAAGCTACAGGTGATATATTTTGTAGCGTCAATTCCGATGACTTATTTGAACCTGGAACCTTTCACCAAGTTGCTGATTTCTTTCAACAAAATCCCCAAGCACGGGTAGTTTACGGCGACTATTCTTGGATTGATGTCCAAGGTAAATTAATCAAGCGCAAAAAAGAACTACCTTTCTTTAACCGCTTTATTTATATGTATGATATCGTCTATATTCCCCAACCTTCAACATTTTGGCGACGGGATTTATACGAAGAAGTCGGTGGTTTCGATATCCAATTTGACCTAGCAATGGATGCGGATTTATGGATTCGCTTTGCAGATGTCACTCCCATTTATCATATTCGCAGTTTTTGGTCACAATTTCGCAAACATCCCCAACAAAAATCTCAACAAAAACTCTTAAAAATGCAGGCAGAAACCGATGCAATTTGGCATCGATATCGTGGAGATGAAGCTCAGTGGCTAATTAAAATCAAGAAATTTTTCGCTATGGGGATACGGGTTTTTGGCAAGTTTATTACAGGCTGTTTTTGGTAA
- a CDS encoding Fur family transcriptional regulator — translation MPLYTSNSLKAELNSKGWRLTPQRETILQVFQNLPRGNHLSAEELYEMLQKRGEAISLSTIYRTVKLMTRMGILRELELAEGHKHYELNTASPHHHHHLVCIQCNQTIEFENDSILKLALKQVEKAGLQMIDCQLTIYTICPEALRLGWPASVSSDWVCSRAVAKFDSHDEEM, via the coding sequence ATGCCGCTCTACACATCTAATTCTCTAAAAGCGGAGCTGAATTCTAAGGGTTGGCGCTTAACTCCGCAGCGAGAAACTATTTTGCAAGTGTTTCAGAATCTCCCTAGGGGAAATCACCTCAGCGCGGAAGAACTTTACGAAATGTTGCAGAAACGTGGTGAGGCAATTAGCCTGTCTACGATTTATAGAACGGTGAAGCTGATGACACGGATGGGTATTCTGCGAGAGTTGGAATTGGCAGAAGGGCATAAACACTATGAGTTAAATACAGCTTCTCCCCATCATCACCATCACTTAGTCTGCATTCAATGTAACCAGACAATTGAATTTGAGAATGATTCCATCTTAAAGCTTGCACTGAAGCAGGTGGAGAAAGCTGGTTTACAGATGATTGATTGTCAATTGACTATTTACACGATTTGTCCAGAAGCTTTACGCTTGGGGTGGCCCGCATCGGTGAGTAGTGATTGGGTTTGCTCACGAGCAGTGGCAAAATTTGATTCCCACGACGAAGAAATGTAG
- the thyX gene encoding FAD-dependent thymidylate synthase, translating into MDKFRVEVIAQTPNPQQVVYAAMHQDYTDAFVYDERDSFPSESNCGEIIVKRLLAGERGHYGPLEHPQIVFNCGYFPHSVMQQARTHRVGVSFDVQSFRYTGNQFILVAEGRKNVEDVVYLRPVGYYSDRQGKKYYYSPEQRQEDLEWCLEATKRYKADFERGMSEEHARGKVPFDYRQHFIISLNLRSLMHFLDLRHKKDAQLEIQKLCDLMLPHFEAWTPAIAQWYKTNRLGKARLAP; encoded by the coding sequence ATGGACAAGTTTCGCGTTGAAGTAATCGCCCAAACTCCCAATCCGCAACAGGTAGTTTATGCAGCAATGCACCAAGACTATACTGATGCTTTTGTCTACGATGAACGTGATTCTTTCCCCTCGGAGTCGAACTGTGGGGAAATTATCGTTAAGCGCTTGCTAGCAGGGGAAAGGGGACACTATGGACCCTTAGAACACCCACAAATTGTATTTAACTGTGGATATTTTCCCCATAGCGTCATGCAGCAAGCACGAACTCACAGGGTGGGAGTCTCCTTTGATGTACAATCTTTTCGGTATACTGGTAATCAATTCATCCTAGTTGCCGAGGGCAGAAAAAACGTAGAAGATGTGGTATATCTGCGTCCTGTCGGATATTACAGTGATAGACAAGGTAAGAAATATTACTATTCCCCAGAGCAAAGACAGGAGGATTTGGAATGGTGTTTAGAGGCGACAAAGCGCTACAAAGCTGATTTTGAAAGGGGAATGTCAGAGGAGCACGCTAGGGGAAAAGTTCCCTTTGACTATCGGCAGCATTTTATTATCAGTTTAAATTTGCGATCGCTGATGCATTTTTTGGATTTGAGGCATAAAAAAGATGCCCAATTAGAAATTCAGAAGCTTTGCGATTTGATGTTACCTCATTTTGAAGCATGGACACCGGCGATCGCCCAATGGTACAAAACCAATCGTTTGGGTAAAGCCAGACTAGCACCATAG
- a CDS encoding chlorophyll a/b-binding protein has translation MNTTAKASIKGAIIDEQGKMNNFAIEPKVYVDAQGDRTGFTPYAELLNGRLAMIGFISLIALEVFTGHGVFGLLTSL, from the coding sequence ATGAATACAACTGCAAAGGCTTCTATCAAAGGTGCAATCATTGACGAGCAAGGCAAGATGAACAATTTTGCCATTGAGCCCAAGGTATATGTGGATGCTCAAGGCGATCGCACAGGTTTCACACCCTACGCAGAACTCCTGAATGGTCGTCTCGCAATGATTGGTTTTATCTCTTTAATTGCCTTAGAAGTCTTTACTGGACATGGTGTATTTGGCTTATTAACCAGCCTGTAA
- a CDS encoding SH3 domain-containing protein → MLKTFMAGALIVAAALPVNAQVTPQISTQDMLVARAGNGYVCTREFNGRLSLRIGPGQSFAKIKEIRNGDNVLLLSRAEGRDGYTWWYVRHNRNRGWVRADFICS, encoded by the coding sequence ATGTTGAAAACATTCATGGCTGGTGCTTTAATTGTGGCTGCGGCTTTACCTGTAAATGCTCAAGTTACCCCACAAATTTCTACCCAAGATATGCTTGTGGCTAGAGCTGGTAATGGTTATGTCTGCACCCGTGAATTTAATGGTCGTTTATCTCTGCGGATTGGACCTGGACAAAGTTTTGCCAAAATCAAAGAAATTCGTAATGGAGATAATGTCCTGTTACTTTCTCGTGCTGAAGGTCGAGATGGTTACACTTGGTGGTATGTTCGCCATAACAGAAACCGTGGTTGGGTACGTGCTGATTTTATTTGTAGTTAA
- a CDS encoding L,D-transpeptidase, whose translation MFLRLSLVSLSLLMFAGCTAHANSLQPNPTNSNIDCQQIANSLEQNHVSPIRQSVPQNKAGKTSRQSYNSATSRSYMTLSPTKCTNAVGNPLYKLSLYANGQLVGTYLTVSGRADTQSKNRHRGGTKAPLPDGKYTVAKGITAGVEPEVGDRFLAIHPTFRTGRSALGIHYDPSFEKKNGEDGTSGCIGLRNKQELDQVLNYVRQYHPQYLQVKIL comes from the coding sequence ATGTTCTTGAGACTATCATTAGTTTCTCTGAGCCTGCTGATGTTTGCTGGTTGTACGGCTCATGCTAATTCTTTACAACCTAATCCAACTAACTCTAACATTGATTGTCAACAAATTGCCAATTCCTTGGAACAAAATCATGTTTCTCCAATTCGGCAGTCTGTTCCTCAAAATAAAGCGGGCAAAACGTCTCGGCAAAGCTATAACTCTGCAACTTCCAGAAGTTATATGACTTTGAGTCCCACAAAATGTACAAATGCTGTCGGTAATCCCCTTTATAAATTGAGTTTATATGCCAATGGGCAGTTAGTAGGAACCTATCTCACGGTCAGTGGTCGTGCGGATACTCAAAGTAAAAACCGTCATCGGGGTGGCACAAAAGCACCCTTACCTGATGGTAAATACACAGTTGCGAAGGGAATTACTGCTGGTGTTGAGCCAGAGGTGGGCGATCGCTTCCTAGCAATCCACCCCACATTCCGTACAGGTCGCTCTGCATTGGGTATTCATTATGACCCTTCCTTTGAAAAGAAAAATGGCGAAGATGGGACATCGGGATGTATTGGACTGAGAAATAAACAAGAATTGGATCAAGTCTTGAATTATGTTCGCCAATATCATCCCCAGTATCTGCAAGTGAAAATTCTCTAA
- a CDS encoding thioredoxin family protein: MVLTSSTMLALGTPAPDFHLPEVVSGKIISPGSFTNKKALLVMFICQHCPFVKHIKVELSKLGTDYAGSDLGIVAISSNDAEKYPSDSPESLKAMVLELDLQYPLCYDETQEVAKAYTAACTPDFFLFDRAGKLVYRGQLDDSRPSNGLPVTGADLRAAITAVLTDIPVSPEQKPSIGCNIKWKPGNEANYFG; this comes from the coding sequence ATGGTATTAACATCATCAACGATGTTGGCTTTAGGAACCCCAGCACCAGATTTTCATTTGCCAGAGGTAGTGTCTGGAAAGATAATTTCCCCAGGCAGCTTTACTAACAAAAAAGCTTTATTAGTGATGTTTATTTGTCAGCACTGCCCATTTGTGAAACATATTAAAGTCGAATTATCAAAATTAGGGACAGACTATGCTGGTAGTGATTTAGGAATTGTGGCAATCAGTTCTAATGATGCAGAAAAATACCCTAGTGATTCCCCAGAATCATTAAAAGCGATGGTACTAGAACTAGATTTACAATATCCCCTCTGTTACGACGAAACCCAGGAAGTCGCAAAGGCATATACAGCCGCTTGTACACCGGATTTTTTCTTATTTGATAGGGCAGGAAAATTAGTTTATCGTGGGCAATTAGATGATAGTCGCCCTAGTAATGGTTTACCAGTGACTGGTGCAGATTTACGAGCCGCAATTACGGCAGTGTTGACAGATATCCCTGTATCGCCCGAACAAAAACCAAGTATTGGTTGCAATATTAAATGGAAACCGGGGAATGAGGCAAATTATTTCGGGTAA
- the aroA gene encoding 3-phosphoshikimate 1-carboxyvinyltransferase: protein MSSSIITVETKENSSQNLIIQPASGGISLGGRIRVPGDKSISHRALMLGAIAQGETQIQGLLLGEDPRSTAACFQAMGAEISPLNSELVTVKGIGLGNLQEPLEVLNAGNSGTTLRLMLGLLASHRGKFFTVTGDDSLRSRPMSRVVKPLQQMGAAIWGRKGNSLAPLAVQGQSLKPIHYHSPIASAQVKSCILLAGLLTEGKTTVTEPALSRDHSERMLKAFGANLTVDPDTHSVTVQGSAQLQGQNVIVPGDISSAAFWLIAGAIVPGSELVVENVGVNPTRTGILEALAMMGADIHRENEREVAGEPVADLRVRHSSLKSCTIAGDIIPRLIDEIPILAVAAVFAEGTTVIKDAEELRVKESDRIAVMAQQLNKMGAQVTELPDGMEITGGTPLVGTEVDSYTDHRIAMSLAIASLVTQGKTTIQRAEAASISYPNFVKTLETVCHQG, encoded by the coding sequence ATGTCGTCTTCTATTATCACTGTCGAAACTAAAGAAAATTCTTCGCAAAACTTAATTATTCAGCCAGCAAGCGGGGGAATCTCCTTGGGTGGTAGAATTCGGGTTCCAGGAGATAAATCTATTTCTCATCGTGCCTTGATGTTAGGGGCGATCGCACAGGGAGAAACCCAGATTCAGGGTTTACTTCTAGGGGAAGATCCCCGCAGTACCGCCGCTTGTTTTCAAGCCATGGGGGCAGAGATTTCGCCCTTAAATAGCGAGTTAGTCACCGTCAAGGGTATCGGTTTAGGCAATCTCCAAGAACCGTTAGAGGTGTTAAATGCGGGTAATTCTGGAACCACCCTGCGGTTAATGTTGGGACTTTTAGCATCCCACAGAGGTAAATTTTTTACCGTGACTGGGGATGATTCCCTGCGATCGCGTCCGATGTCTCGTGTTGTTAAACCCTTGCAACAAATGGGAGCAGCAATTTGGGGACGCAAAGGAAATTCCCTTGCACCCTTGGCAGTTCAAGGGCAATCCTTAAAGCCGATTCACTACCATTCACCCATTGCCTCTGCTCAGGTAAAATCCTGTATTTTGCTAGCAGGTTTACTGACTGAGGGGAAAACGACAGTCACCGAACCGGCTTTGTCACGGGATCATAGTGAACGGATGTTAAAGGCATTTGGGGCAAATCTGACGGTTGATCCCGATACCCACAGCGTCACTGTTCAGGGTTCTGCCCAGTTGCAGGGACAAAATGTCATAGTTCCTGGTGACATTAGTTCTGCTGCCTTCTGGCTGATTGCCGGGGCAATTGTACCTGGTTCTGAGTTGGTGGTGGAGAATGTGGGGGTGAACCCGACTCGCACGGGGATTTTAGAAGCTTTGGCAATGATGGGTGCAGATATCCACCGGGAAAATGAGCGGGAAGTTGCCGGGGAACCAGTGGCAGATTTACGGGTGCGTCACAGTTCCCTGAAAAGTTGTACCATTGCTGGCGATATAATTCCGCGTTTAATCGACGAAATCCCGATTTTGGCAGTTGCTGCCGTATTTGCCGAGGGCACAACTGTGATTAAAGATGCGGAGGAATTGCGAGTCAAGGAGAGCGATCGCATTGCTGTGATGGCACAACAATTGAATAAAATGGGCGCCCAAGTGACTGAGTTACCCGACGGGATGGAAATCACTGGTGGGACTCCCTTAGTGGGAACCGAGGTAGATAGTTATACAGACCATCGCATTGCTATGAGTCTGGCGATCGCCTCTTTAGTTACCCAAGGTAAAACCACCATCCAACGTGCGGAAGCTGCAAGTATTTCCTACCCCAATTTTGTGAAAACCTTAGAAACTGTTTGTCATCAGGGGTAA
- a CDS encoding glycosyltransferase family 4 protein: protein MNKDSIRKIIFKTLRILQIEEYKYPYIYEKLKSKFNIFLDNQNPKLYDIVFVIHDAKGWILEGICKEIVKYYSGKWYFAYSLDNLPPAKAYFFAHYAFFSIALKRNPILWRSKNFVWYTHPKDIGREHEELIYTFNQATKIISTCSEYVKLLQTQGVKPEKITYVLGGADPEIFQYHERCHGVVGFCSSYYPRKSPDLMFNIIKSMPHRKFILLGRDWEKYENFAELIALQNLVYVEAPYSDYPQYYAQMDVFVSTSKLEGGPIPLIEAMMCNIVPVASRTGFAPDVIVHGSNGFIFDIDSDCETVCQLIEEAFNLKNNIRDTVYHLSWENFSLNIQSLLNNH, encoded by the coding sequence ATGAATAAGGATTCCATTAGAAAAATTATCTTCAAGACTTTGAGGATACTTCAGATTGAAGAATATAAATACCCATATATTTATGAAAAGCTCAAGTCTAAGTTTAATATTTTTCTTGATAATCAAAATCCCAAATTGTATGACATTGTATTCGTAATTCACGATGCAAAGGGCTGGATTTTGGAAGGTATATGTAAAGAAATAGTCAAATATTACTCCGGTAAATGGTATTTTGCATACTCCTTAGATAATTTACCTCCAGCTAAAGCATACTTCTTTGCTCACTATGCTTTTTTTTCAATAGCTTTGAAAAGAAATCCGATTCTGTGGCGAAGTAAAAATTTTGTTTGGTACACTCATCCAAAAGACATAGGTAGAGAACATGAAGAACTGATTTATACATTCAACCAAGCTACAAAGATTATATCAACTTGCTCGGAATATGTGAAACTACTCCAAACCCAAGGAGTTAAACCAGAGAAAATCACCTATGTTTTAGGTGGTGCAGACCCAGAAATTTTTCAGTATCATGAGCGTTGTCATGGTGTTGTTGGCTTCTGCTCATCATATTACCCTAGAAAATCTCCCGATTTGATGTTTAATATTATCAAATCAATGCCGCATCGCAAGTTTATTCTACTCGGAAGAGACTGGGAGAAATATGAAAACTTTGCAGAATTAATTGCTTTGCAAAACCTGGTATATGTTGAAGCTCCCTACAGTGACTATCCGCAATATTATGCTCAAATGGATGTTTTTGTTTCTACTTCTAAACTAGAAGGTGGTCCCATACCTTTGATAGAAGCAATGATGTGTAATATAGTACCAGTTGCCAGCAGAACAGGATTTGCTCCTGATGTCATTGTTCATGGTAGCAATGGATTTATTTTTGATATTGATAGTGACTGTGAAACAGTATGTCAATTAATTGAGGAAGCGTTTAACCTCAAAAATAATATTAGAGATACCGTATATCATTTGAGTTGGGAAAATTTTTCGTTAAATATACAGTCGCTATTAAATAATCATTAA
- a CDS encoding glycosyltransferase yields MSSQNKKGFITILTGLYSFQDCVHFLAAVRKFHQEPIIILVDKVPKYLYPLLQVFPNVIIKPAPANENPVLSSRLAKLALYELSDFDKTIYLDSDICLLADINDVFDSLDEYDFLLTEDVQPHIIKATNLLRGKQEDTLSQVLPTLQSVGLPLKAESIQYNGGFMAFKKTATTAIFFDKFKYYFEIVRQHQDKLLLKDQGAFASAIATVQPKMKILPPTYNYLSKWQNAYENLQDPIKVLHCTYPYRPQYAKNITRSLYTRVFDRCAQVFLPNQVKNPWRIK; encoded by the coding sequence ATGAGTAGTCAAAACAAAAAAGGTTTTATTACAATTTTAACAGGACTTTATTCCTTCCAAGATTGTGTGCATTTTCTGGCTGCGGTACGCAAGTTTCACCAAGAACCGATTATTATCTTAGTAGATAAAGTTCCCAAATACCTCTATCCCTTACTCCAGGTTTTTCCAAATGTTATTATTAAGCCGGCACCAGCAAATGAAAATCCTGTGTTATCATCGCGTTTGGCAAAGCTGGCTCTATATGAACTATCTGATTTTGATAAAACGATTTATTTAGATTCTGATATTTGTTTACTAGCTGATATTAATGATGTTTTTGATAGTTTGGATGAATATGATTTCTTATTAACAGAAGATGTTCAACCCCATATTATCAAAGCCACAAATCTCCTCCGAGGAAAACAAGAAGATACCCTATCCCAAGTTTTACCAACTCTGCAATCTGTAGGGTTGCCCTTAAAGGCAGAGAGTATTCAATATAATGGCGGATTTATGGCTTTTAAGAAAACTGCCACCACTGCCATTTTCTTTGATAAATTTAAATATTATTTTGAGATAGTTAGGCAACATCAAGACAAATTATTGTTGAAGGATCAGGGTGCTTTTGCTTCTGCGATCGCCACCGTACAACCGAAGATGAAAATTTTACCTCCTACTTACAACTATCTCAGTAAGTGGCAGAATGCCTATGAAAATCTTCAAGATCCCATCAAGGTACTACACTGTACCTACCCCTACCGCCCCCAATACGCTAAAAATATTACACGTTCATTGTATACCAGGGTGTTTGATCGATGTGCCCAAGTATTTTTACCCAACCAAGTTAAAAATCCTTGGCGTATAAAATAG
- a CDS encoding glycosyltransferase family 4 protein, which yields MRKISKVSILVSDFASAGLLRAYLLGKALKSLGYEVQLVGFLFGKSFYREIPTADFSIFYLPGDTYPQIFRKVPQLLRHIEGDIIYAIKPLASSFGIALLKKINSHIPVILDIDDWEMSWHGGDNWRYQPTAKELVRDIFKKHGALRYPNHPLYLKWMEKLLPQADAITVHTSFLQQRFGGVSVPNGKDTDLFDPSKYDAEASRQRYGLSAYRILMFPGAPRPYKGLEDILAAIATINQPDLKLVIVGGSPYDDYDQQLQAKWGNWLIKLPKYPAHEMPEIVAAAHIIVVPQRDTKETRAQFPLKLTDGMAMAKPILTTQVGDIPDILGDTGYLVESGSSTQMAEKIQWIFANLESAQKQGEKARIRCIEKYSIQAMAHNLQSVIHQVSAAPR from the coding sequence GTGAGAAAAATTTCTAAGGTATCTATATTAGTAAGTGACTTTGCTAGTGCAGGTTTATTACGGGCATATCTATTAGGTAAAGCTTTAAAATCTTTAGGGTATGAGGTGCAATTAGTTGGGTTTTTATTCGGTAAAAGTTTTTATCGAGAAATCCCCACAGCTGATTTTTCTATTTTTTATTTGCCTGGTGATACCTATCCTCAAATCTTCCGCAAAGTTCCCCAACTCCTCAGACACATTGAGGGCGATATTATTTACGCAATTAAACCACTGGCATCTAGTTTTGGTATTGCCTTACTAAAAAAAATTAATAGTCACATTCCTGTGATTCTAGATATAGATGATTGGGAAATGAGTTGGCATGGTGGCGACAATTGGCGTTATCAACCAACAGCCAAGGAATTAGTTAGAGATATTTTTAAAAAACATGGGGCACTGCGATATCCTAACCATCCTTTATATTTAAAATGGATGGAAAAATTATTACCCCAAGCAGATGCAATTACCGTACATACTAGCTTTTTGCAGCAGCGTTTTGGGGGAGTATCCGTTCCTAATGGCAAAGATACTGATTTATTTGACCCTAGTAAATATGATGCAGAGGCTAGTCGGCAACGCTATGGACTATCAGCATACCGCATTTTAATGTTTCCTGGTGCCCCTAGACCCTATAAAGGTTTAGAAGATATTCTGGCAGCGATCGCCACAATTAATCAACCAGATTTAAAACTAGTAATTGTTGGCGGTAGCCCCTATGATGACTATGATCAACAACTACAAGCAAAATGGGGAAATTGGTTAATTAAACTGCCCAAATACCCTGCCCATGAAATGCCAGAAATTGTCGCCGCAGCTCATATAATTGTCGTTCCCCAAAGAGATACAAAAGAAACTCGCGCTCAATTTCCTCTGAAGTTAACAGATGGAATGGCTATGGCAAAACCGATATTAACGACTCAGGTGGGAGATATTCCTGATATTTTAGGTGATACTGGGTATTTAGTAGAATCTGGTTCCTCTACACAAATGGCAGAAAAGATTCAATGGATATTTGCGAATTTAGAATCTGCCCAAAAACAAGGGGAAAAAGCCAGAATTAGATGCATTGAAAAATATAGTATTCAAGCCATGGCTCATAACTTACAATCGGTGATACATCAAGTTTCTGCGGCTCCCAGGTGA
- a CDS encoding ATP-binding cassette domain-containing protein, which translates to MSTINLLFKFAKPYPGLVISTIILGFSGALFNGIGTTLIVPVILKIVGQQVDLSNAPSILKAILIPFDNLPENYRLICMAGSIIFMIALKNLANYIGTLTSSTLSRKLTSDMRESGVKLLLEVDLDYYAKTKVGDLINRLGGELGRAASAIGGAIKLVIVGITILVFIGLLISISWQLTIAATFLLSLVTLVNQKMINASKVYGKILSEMSKAYSVRILEILSGMRLVRATGNEVREFQKIRKLIRDREKADFKSQMNSEAIAPVSEVLGITALLLVVFLSKTLFASQIASLSTVMLTYLLVLLRVLPLISQLNAIRNSFASTSSSVDIAVDFLSRDNKPFMAMGNNTFKGISKGIHFNHISFAYPGHEKMVLKDVDLFLPKGTTLALVGGSGAGKSTLADLLPRFYDPVSGKILIDDVNLCDFEVASLRKAMGIVSQDTFLFNDTVRNNIAYAYPEATEEEVILATKQANAYEFICKLPQGFDTLIGDRGVMLSGGQRQRLAIARALLQNPEILILDEATSALDTVSERLVQAAIDDLSRDRTTVVIAHRLSTVQNADQIAVLDQGRVVEVGTHDELLPKGGYYSRLHAMQFGKKDTSQANRQQGLVRISHEIRTRLNSTIGFLLLLNDDMADSPQERQELIAEANKSAAKILNTIDVLDDVINLQKQMQPLAEDGNNESNRDNSHYQKITNEFRNDINNIVNFLSLIADDGVDNQESERSFIQQAFQSAMHVFNHLETFEDTIQMANYEK; encoded by the coding sequence ATGTCTACTATCAATTTATTATTCAAATTCGCCAAACCCTATCCTGGTTTAGTTATCTCCACAATTATTCTGGGATTTTCTGGCGCTTTATTTAACGGGATTGGTACAACTTTAATTGTGCCTGTGATTCTGAAGATTGTGGGGCAACAAGTTGATTTATCAAATGCTCCATCCATCCTCAAAGCCATACTCATACCCTTTGACAACCTTCCAGAAAATTATCGCTTAATTTGCATGGCAGGGTCAATTATTTTCATGATTGCCCTGAAAAATTTAGCTAACTATATAGGTACTCTGACTTCCAGTACTCTCAGTCGGAAATTAACCTCTGATATGCGAGAATCGGGGGTAAAACTTTTACTAGAAGTTGACTTAGATTATTATGCAAAAACAAAGGTTGGTGACTTAATCAACCGTTTAGGTGGGGAACTTGGACGTGCTGCTAGTGCCATTGGTGGGGCAATTAAATTAGTCATTGTTGGGATTACTATCCTCGTATTTATCGGGTTATTAATCTCGATTTCTTGGCAATTGACTATAGCCGCCACCTTCTTATTATCTTTGGTGACTTTAGTCAATCAAAAAATGATTAATGCTTCCAAAGTTTATGGCAAAATCCTCAGCGAAATGTCCAAAGCTTACTCAGTAAGAATTTTGGAAATCCTCAGTGGGATGCGATTAGTCAGAGCAACTGGCAATGAAGTTAGAGAATTTCAAAAAATTAGAAAATTAATCCGGGATCGGGAAAAAGCCGATTTTAAATCCCAGATGAATTCTGAGGCGATCGCCCCCGTGAGCGAAGTATTAGGGATTACAGCTTTACTATTGGTTGTCTTTCTGAGTAAAACTCTGTTTGCCTCCCAGATAGCTTCCCTTTCTACGGTAATGCTGACATATTTGTTAGTTTTACTGAGGGTATTACCTCTAATTTCTCAACTCAACGCTATCCGCAACAGCTTTGCCAGCACATCCAGCAGTGTTGATATTGCTGTCGATTTTTTAAGCCGTGACAATAAACCTTTCATGGCTATGGGTAATAATACTTTTAAAGGTATAAGTAAAGGTATCCATTTTAACCACATTTCCTTTGCTTACCCAGGTCATGAAAAGATGGTACTCAAGGATGTGGATTTATTTTTACCTAAAGGTACAACCCTGGCTTTAGTTGGGGGTTCTGGTGCAGGTAAATCGACTTTGGCTGACTTATTACCGAGATTTTACGATCCAGTCTCTGGGAAAATTCTCATTGATGATGTGAATCTGTGCGATTTTGAAGTGGCATCTCTGCGAAAAGCCATGGGAATCGTCAGTCAAGATACTTTTTTGTTTAATGATACAGTCCGTAATAATATAGCTTACGCCTATCCCGAAGCCACGGAAGAGGAAGTCATCCTGGCGACTAAGCAAGCAAATGCCTACGAGTTTATCTGCAAATTACCCCAGGGTTTTGATACCTTAATTGGCGATCGCGGTGTCATGTTGTCAGGGGGGCAAAGACAAAGATTGGCGATCGCCAGAGCGTTACTACAAAATCCGGAAATCCTCATCCTTGATGAAGCCACAAGCGCCCTAGATACGGTTTCTGAGCGTTTAGTACAGGCGGCAATTGATGATTTAAGCCGCGATCGTACCACCGTAGTGATTGCCCACCGTCTCTCCACGGTACAAAATGCTGACCAAATTGCCGTTCTTGATCAGGGAAGAGTTGTAGAAGTTGGCACTCACGACGAATTACTACCTAAAGGTGGTTACTACTCCCGTCTCCACGCCATGCAATTTGGCAAGAAAGACACCAGCCAAGCCAATCGCCAACAAGGTTTGGTTCGCATCTCCCACGAAATTCGTACCCGTTTAAACTCTACCATCGGCTTCTTACTATTGCTCAATGATGACATGGCAGATAGCCCCCAAGAACGTCAAGAATTAATTGCTGAAGCCAATAAATCAGCCGCCAAAATTCTCAATACCATTGATGTTTTGGATGATGTTATCAACTTGCAAAAACAAATGCAACCTCTCGCAGAAGATGGTAACAATGAATCAAACAGAGATAATTCTCACTATCAAAAGATTACCAATGAATTTCGCAATGATATCAACAACATTGTGAATTTCCTCAGTTTAATTGCCGACGATGGAGTTGACAATCAAGAATCGGAACGTAGTTTTATTCAACAAGCTTTCCAATCGGCAATGCATGTCTTTAACCACCTAGAAACCTTTGAAGATACTATTCAGATGGCGAATTATGAAAAATAA